The genomic DNA TTTTCGATCGATCATGGCGGCGATCGCCTGACGCACCTTCGGGTTATCCAGGGGTTTAACCTTCTGGTTTAGCACCATGTAGTTAATCGTATTGGTGCCTGCCTCGATCACCTGCCAGCCGCCCTTATCCTTTTCGCTCACCAGGCTGCGAATCTGATCCGGGTCGAGGGTCTGATAAGCAACGTCCAGCCCGCCTGTGCGGAAGGTGTTGTACAGGTTCGCCGGACTGCTGATGATCTGGATATCAACGCCCTGATTACCCGGCTTTTCGCCCCAATAGGTTTCATTGACATCTAGCCGCACCGCATCTGTGCCAAACTGCGCCAGCTTATAGGGACCCGTTCCGACAAAGGTATCGGGCTTGAACTTACCGGAGCCAATTTCGTAGGCTTTAGGAGAAACGGGAGTCATGCCCGAAAAGGTGAGCATGGCAGGAAAGGCGGCGAAGGGCTGCTTGAGTTTGATGGTCAGTTCGTTCTCACCCGTTGCCGTCACCGTATCGATTTTGTCGGACATCAGGAAGGCAGGTCGTCCTCCGTTCTCGATAAATCGCTGGATCGAGAAAGCCATTGCTTCAGCGTTGAAGGGTTCGCCGTCGTGAAACTTGACGCCTTCGCGGAGGGGAATGGTATAGGTCAAGCCATCACTGCTCACCTTCGGTAGCTCTGTCGCCAACTGGGGCACCAGTTCCGTTGTCCCTGGTTTATAGGTATAGAGCCGATCGCCCAGGTTGTAGAGCAAAATGCCGGGGAAGGTTTCGTAGGCATCGGCAGGATCGATCGTCCTTACTTCCAGCGTCGTGCCCATCGTCACCCGTCCGTTCCCCGCCTCCGTTCCCCCTGTCGGTGAGGTGGAAACCCCGGACTGAGTTCGTCCACAGCTTACGGACAGCATCAGACACACGGTAAACAGTCCAGCAAACTGAAGCCAGCGGCGACGATTGCTCCGCCATTGCGTCATAGAACGCCAGAAACCGAATTTCATAGTTTTCCCCTTCCCTTCAATTCAGCAAGGCGCGATTCAGTTTTATTTAGAAGGGCACGATCGCAGCCTTCAAACGCGATTCTAATCTCAAGATCTAGCGTCAAGATCCAACTCACACTTTATACAATGCGAGGGGCATTTTCTCAATCGCAGGTTATCGATTGATTAACTGAATTCGCGGAATAAGGGGCGATCGAGCTGGGGAATTCTGGTGTTCAGGCTCAGCCCGGATGCGGATCGGAGGCAGCTCTGCCGCAAATTGATTGAAGAGGAGGCAGAACCTCCCAACAGCATTCCAACGCAGAGCATTGAAACGAGGACATCCGAGGACATCCTACAAACCCTCGATCGCTCCACCCCAAAAATCGATCACCCAGGAATTCGGACAACCCTAAATTGAGGAGCCTAAATTGAGTAATACAGCGGAAATGCCTTCGCTTCCTTCGGCTTCACATACACCCGCTGACTAGGAGATAGATTCAGTTCGTCAAACCGTTCGCGGGTCAGGTGCGCGGTCACAACCTGTCCATCATCCAGCGTCAGTTCTGCCTGGATTTCCCAGCCCAGGTGAATAATGCGGCTAACCCGTGCCGGGGTAGCATTGCCGTTCTGCTGTACCTCGATCAGCACATCTTGGGGACGCAGGAAAACCTCCGGGTGGGGCGAATCGAATCCGTTTGCCTCAAAGATGCGAGAGGTGCTGGGTAGGACGTTCACCGGACCAATAAAGCTCATCACAAACGCCGAAGCCGGATTGTCATAGATCTGGGCAGGGGTGCCGACCTGCTCGATCTTGCCGTTGTTCATCACCACAATTTCGTCTGCCACTTCCATCGCTTCTTCCTGGTCGTGGGTTACAAAAACGGTTGTAACGTGGACTTCATCGTGGAGCCGCCGCAGCCATGCCCGCAGATCTTTTCTCACCCGCGCATCCAGTGCGCCGAACGGCTCATCCAATAGCAACACCTTCGGTTCAACTGCCAGTGCTCTCGCGAGCGCCACCCGCTGCCGTTGACCGCCGGAAAGCTGGGACGGATAGCGATCGCCCAAGCCACCCAACTGCACCAGTTCCAGGAGTTCATCGACGCGATGCTTGATTTTGTCCTTGGGATATTTCTGGATCTCCAGTCCAAAGGCAATATTTTTGCGAACGGTCATGTGCTTAAACAGGGCATAGTGCTGAAACACAAAGCCGATGTTGCGCTCCTGCACCGACTGGTAGGTGGCATCGCGTCCGGTGAGCAGTACCCGCCCGGAGTCCGGCATTTCCAGACCCGCAATCAGGCGAAGCAGCGTTGATTTTCCAGAACCCGAAGGACCGAGCAGAGCAACCAGCGAGCCAGTTTTAATCTCCAGGCTGACATCGTTCACCGCCTGAAAGTCACCGAATCCCTTGGATACCTGTTCAACAACAATTCCCACGACAACTGACCTCTGTTAATGAAATGGCGAGAGAGCAATCCAGAACAATAAGCAGTACGCAATAGAGACTCAAAGTAGAAAACGCAGATATCTAACCAGTTGGGTAGGCACCCGCCGATCGCTCGTGGGAAGCCTTCTATAGAGTTTCGGCTCGTTTGACCCGGATGAAATTTCAATCCACCCTGCATCAAAACGCCTTTATTGATACTAATTCCTACTTTACCGCTGTACTTACTGTAGTTTTTTATAGCATGTTCCGCCCTCAATGCTGCTGTTTCCCTGAATTGTCTCTGGAATCCCGATCGCCAATGAACTTCTGTAAAGCGGTTAAAGACTGTTTATGATAAGGAAAAGCACACCCCTGCCAGCCAAGATCAATGC from Leptolyngbya ohadii IS1 includes the following:
- a CDS encoding sulfate/molybdate ABC transporter ATP-binding protein, with protein sequence MGIVVEQVSKGFGDFQAVNDVSLEIKTGSLVALLGPSGSGKSTLLRLIAGLEMPDSGRVLLTGRDATYQSVQERNIGFVFQHYALFKHMTVRKNIAFGLEIQKYPKDKIKHRVDELLELVQLGGLGDRYPSQLSGGQRQRVALARALAVEPKVLLLDEPFGALDARVRKDLRAWLRRLHDEVHVTTVFVTHDQEEAMEVADEIVVMNNGKIEQVGTPAQIYDNPASAFVMSFIGPVNVLPSTSRIFEANGFDSPHPEVFLRPQDVLIEVQQNGNATPARVSRIIHLGWEIQAELTLDDGQVVTAHLTRERFDELNLSPSQRVYVKPKEAKAFPLYYSI
- a CDS encoding ABC transporter substrate-binding protein yields the protein MKFGFWRSMTQWRSNRRRWLQFAGLFTVCLMLSVSCGRTQSGVSTSPTGGTEAGNGRVTMGTTLEVRTIDPADAYETFPGILLYNLGDRLYTYKPGTTELVPQLATELPKVSSDGLTYTIPLREGVKFHDGEPFNAEAMAFSIQRFIENGGRPAFLMSDKIDTVTATGENELTIKLKQPFAAFPAMLTFSGMTPVSPKAYEIGSGKFKPDTFVGTGPYKLAQFGTDAVRLDVNETYWGEKPGNQGVDIQIISSPANLYNTFRTGGLDVAYQTLDPDQIRSLVSEKDKGGWQVIEAGTNTINYMVLNQKVKPLDNPKVRQAIAAMIDRKLLVDRVFQGQAEPLYTLIPNTFPVSKPVFETQFGDGNYEKAKTLLNEAGITEANPLDLEIWYSSTSTTRNLIASTMKAAIEQNLPGLVNVKLDSVESATLFGNLDKGTYPAVLLDWYPDFYDADTFVHPFLSCDKGSPTAGCEEGQSQAGGSFYYSPEANKLIDQQRTEQDAATRDKLLGQLQDLAATDAPYVPLWQSKDYVFAKGNVQGVSIQPTQQFLLWQIKK